In the Geobacter sp. FeAm09 genome, one interval contains:
- a CDS encoding SDR family oxidoreductase: MKIVITGALGHIGSRLIRTVPEHFPGAEIMLLDNLSTQRYSSLFNLPPHGRYHFLETDVLTADLDAIFSGASVVVHLAAITNAAGSFQNRDLVEQVNFEGTERVARACCRTGTPLIFISTTSVYGSQVKVVDEDCSPEELQPQSPYADSKLRAEQMLQSLGREAGLRFVTCRFGTIFGTSAGMRFHTAINKFCWQAVMGLPITVWKTALHQYRPYLDLADAVEALIMIIHRELYDGRVYNVVTTNTTVNAIIEIISRFVPEISIRYVDTEIMNQLSYHVDSQRFRNAGFAYKGDLARGIQATIELLEAANTRHTGEAD, from the coding sequence ATGAAAATTGTTATTACCGGAGCATTGGGGCATATCGGTTCCCGCCTTATCAGAACAGTTCCCGAGCATTTTCCCGGTGCCGAGATCATGTTGCTGGACAACCTTTCAACCCAACGATACAGTTCCCTCTTTAACCTTCCGCCCCATGGCCGCTACCATTTTCTGGAAACGGATGTGCTGACCGCCGACCTTGACGCCATTTTCAGCGGCGCCAGTGTCGTCGTCCACTTGGCAGCCATCACCAACGCTGCGGGCAGTTTCCAGAACCGGGACTTGGTTGAGCAGGTCAACTTCGAGGGCACCGAGCGAGTTGCCCGGGCGTGCTGCCGCACCGGCACCCCGCTGATTTTCATATCCACGACAAGCGTTTACGGCTCGCAAGTCAAGGTTGTAGACGAGGATTGTTCCCCCGAAGAGTTGCAGCCCCAAAGCCCGTATGCCGATTCAAAATTGCGGGCGGAGCAGATGCTTCAGTCCCTGGGGCGGGAAGCGGGGCTGCGCTTTGTCACCTGCCGCTTCGGCACTATTTTCGGAACATCCGCCGGCATGCGGTTTCATACTGCCATCAACAAGTTCTGCTGGCAGGCGGTGATGGGGTTGCCGATCACCGTGTGGAAGACGGCGCTGCATCAGTACCGTCCCTATCTTGACCTGGCCGATGCAGTTGAGGCCCTGATCATGATCATACACAGAGAGCTCTATGACGGCAGGGTCTATAACGTAGTCACGACCAATACCACCGTAAATGCGATTATAGAGATCATTTCGCGTTTCGTTCCGGAAATCTCCATCCGGTATGTTGATACGGAGATCATGAACCAGCTTTCCTACCATGTCGACAGCCAGCGCTTCCGGAATGCCGGTTTTGCCTACAAGGGAGATTTGGCCCGCGGCATACAGGCAACCATTGAGCTGCTTGAAGCAGCGAACACGCGACACACGGGGGAGGCCGATTAG
- a CDS encoding tetratricopeptide repeat protein produces MSTIPDPMQQQKTKRGALLHHALFHGAILVLFALICYSNTFRVPFVFDDLDNIENNPVIRSLGNFFANASGYEFNGNRYVGTLSFAFNYHFGGLDVVGYHIANLAIHIVTALLLYALLRLTFRTPFFAALPAGSQPAALIPFFAALLFVCHPLQTEAVTYIYQRVASLATLFYLAALVLHICWRLAYAGGKAVASPQVLIPYLLSLLCALLAMKTKEIAFTLPLVALLYEYCFFGKPSRRLLLLLAPLAVTMLVIPLTMVDLHRPAGAILAEAGSATRPGGDPLPRWNYLLTQFSVIVTYLRLLVLPVHQNLDYDYPLTHSLLEPRAFLSLALLLAIIALALRLWRRSGASPEAGPLPRLASFGILWFFITLAVESSLVPISDFIFEHRVYLPSAGFFMAATSLLFCGAARFGAHLPAVRTIIVLLSLSALVLSAATYRRNMVWESVLSLWEDVKKKSPKKFRAHNEIGVYHAKQGRLDEAVQAFTAAVRLNRKSADARFNLAQAYYLAGRYGEAIEQFEAGLRLKPDEERAVVLLQEIRREMDRQAQIETTDGEARP; encoded by the coding sequence ATGTCCACGATACCGGATCCCATGCAGCAGCAAAAAACGAAAAGAGGGGCATTGCTGCACCACGCGCTCTTCCACGGCGCAATTCTGGTGCTGTTCGCCCTCATCTGCTACTCGAACACCTTCAGAGTACCCTTTGTCTTCGACGACCTGGACAATATCGAGAACAACCCGGTCATCCGGTCACTGGGCAACTTCTTTGCCAACGCGAGCGGCTACGAGTTCAACGGCAACCGCTATGTCGGCACCCTTTCCTTTGCCTTCAACTACCACTTTGGCGGGCTGGACGTGGTTGGCTACCATATCGCCAATCTGGCGATCCACATCGTCACGGCGCTCCTGCTCTACGCCCTGCTCCGGCTGACCTTCCGCACCCCGTTTTTCGCAGCGCTCCCCGCCGGTTCTCAGCCGGCGGCCCTCATCCCTTTCTTCGCCGCCCTCCTCTTCGTCTGCCACCCTCTGCAAACGGAGGCCGTCACCTACATCTACCAGCGGGTCGCCTCCCTGGCCACCCTTTTCTACCTGGCGGCGCTGGTCCTCCATATTTGCTGGAGGCTCGCCTACGCCGGGGGGAAGGCCGTTGCCTCGCCGCAGGTGCTCATCCCCTATCTGCTATCGCTCCTGTGCGCCCTGCTGGCCATGAAAACCAAGGAGATCGCCTTCACCCTGCCCCTGGTCGCGCTCCTCTACGAATACTGCTTCTTCGGCAAACCGAGTCGCAGACTCCTCCTCCTGCTCGCGCCCCTGGCCGTGACCATGCTGGTCATCCCCCTCACCATGGTGGATCTGCACCGGCCGGCCGGCGCCATCCTCGCCGAGGCCGGCAGCGCGACCAGGCCGGGCGGGGATCCGCTCCCCCGGTGGAACTACCTGCTCACTCAGTTCAGCGTCATCGTCACCTATCTGCGCCTGCTGGTGCTCCCGGTCCACCAGAACCTGGACTACGACTACCCCCTGACCCACTCGCTGCTGGAACCGCGGGCCTTTCTCTCCCTGGCCCTGCTGCTGGCAATCATTGCCCTGGCGCTGCGGCTCTGGCGCAGGAGCGGCGCCTCCCCGGAGGCCGGCCCCCTGCCTCGCCTGGCCTCCTTCGGCATCCTCTGGTTCTTCATCACCCTTGCCGTGGAATCCAGCCTGGTCCCGATTTCGGACTTTATTTTCGAACACCGGGTCTACCTGCCGTCGGCCGGCTTCTTCATGGCCGCAACGAGCCTGCTCTTTTGTGGCGCGGCACGGTTCGGAGCCCACCTTCCCGCCGTCCGCACCATCATCGTGCTGCTTTCCCTCTCCGCACTCGTGCTGTCGGCGGCCACCTACCGGCGCAACATGGTATGGGAGAGCGTGCTCTCCCTCTGGGAGGACGTGAAGAAAAAGAGCCCGAAAAAATTCCGCGCCCACAACGAGATCGGCGTATACCATGCCAAACAGGGACGGCTCGACGAGGCGGTCCAGGCGTTCACGGCCGCGGTGCGGCTCAACCGGAAAAGCGCCGACGCCCGTTTCAACCTGGCCCAGGCCTACTACCTTGCCGGACGCTACGGGGAGGCGATAGAGCAGTTTGAAGCCGGCCTGCGGCTGAAGCCGGACGAGGAACGGGCTGTCGTCCTGCTGCAGGAGATCCGGCGGGAGATGGACCGGCAGGCACAAATTGAGACTACTGACGGAGAAGCACGCCCATGA
- a CDS encoding NAD(P)-dependent oxidoreductase has product MNVLIIGGAGFLGANLVRRCLAEQNVHVTVMDSLDPHLHATTRNLREIWPQIRFVRGDIRDETLLADIVQGQDIIFNCAAQTSHPLSIQYPLLDAEINCLGNLKLLESIRLLNGTARIVYTSSSTVIGKALTEVVNEDHWERPLEIYSANKGVAEKYYRIYHTIHDLDTIVLRFANLYGPYGKGYQEFGFINYFIHQAWTNQEIRIFGTGNQTRNVLYVDDAVDILWRAAHEPRLVGESWFATGDQHLSVREIAEKTVQIFQRGKVTHIEWPDERKRIEIDHVVFSSERLRSIIDWKPRHDLESGLHRIKRVFEQGQGEETP; this is encoded by the coding sequence ATGAATGTATTGATCATTGGCGGGGCGGGCTTCCTGGGCGCCAACCTTGTGCGGCGTTGCCTGGCTGAGCAGAACGTCCATGTTACGGTTATGGACTCGCTCGATCCCCATCTGCATGCCACCACCAGAAATCTTAGGGAGATCTGGCCACAGATACGCTTCGTGCGGGGGGATATTCGCGACGAGACCTTGCTGGCGGACATCGTCCAGGGGCAGGACATCATTTTTAACTGCGCAGCACAGACGTCCCATCCCCTTTCCATCCAGTACCCGCTCCTTGATGCGGAGATCAACTGCCTGGGAAATCTGAAGCTGCTGGAAAGCATACGCTTGTTGAATGGGACAGCACGGATAGTCTACACGTCAAGCAGCACCGTCATTGGCAAGGCATTAACGGAAGTTGTGAATGAAGACCACTGGGAGCGGCCACTGGAAATATACTCTGCCAATAAAGGGGTGGCAGAAAAATATTACCGCATCTACCACACCATTCATGACCTTGATACCATCGTCCTGCGCTTTGCCAATCTCTACGGCCCCTATGGCAAGGGGTATCAGGAGTTCGGCTTTATCAACTATTTTATCCACCAGGCCTGGACGAACCAGGAAATCAGGATCTTCGGCACGGGAAACCAGACCCGGAATGTCCTGTACGTCGACGATGCGGTGGACATCCTGTGGCGGGCGGCTCATGAGCCGCGTCTCGTGGGGGAAAGCTGGTTCGCCACCGGCGACCAGCACCTGAGCGTGCGAGAAATAGCAGAAAAGACCGTCCAGATATTTCAGCGCGGGAAAGTCACGCATATCGAGTGGCCGGATGAGCGTAAACGTATAGAAATCGATCATGTCGTATTTTCCTCCGAACGGCTGCGTTCGATTATCGACTGGAAACCGCGCCACGACCTGGAATCGGGGCTCCACCGCATCAAACGCGTTTTTGAGCAGGGCCAGGGAGAAGAGACGCCATGA
- a CDS encoding glycosyltransferase family 2 protein, protein MARPFVTIGVPTYNRHDLLRDTLNSILSQSFTDFEVIVGNDFTAEVLTGDMLGISDPRIRFVNHPRNLREVGNMNALLALASGRYFTWLFDDDLYEPDFLATACALLTKSNFPPAFFSSCRVLRYDKLLPGLQNISFLSSAKDTRTGAVQGQEMFHTMDLLTGREFLGRFIGSLKIVSTSGLFDTAALRGIVGGVEELCDSAIGLYCEYLFLIRCGQFDRIAYTDVPFVLMRAHTGSWSESNLELDKYHEAGKELVRRCGEVLKHPGLLADYDSNLAKICKLHLVTYAYKSARLEIARKAFGPAAACRALSRLVKETAKTKSSFASAGGSDNFRTTLMFALAQIRQACLICGTLAVHWLRQFRPKRPELG, encoded by the coding sequence GTGGCGCGTCCCTTCGTTACCATAGGGGTACCGACGTACAACCGGCATGACCTGCTGCGGGACACCCTGAATTCCATTCTTTCCCAAAGCTTCACCGACTTCGAAGTTATCGTCGGCAATGATTTTACTGCCGAGGTGCTGACTGGCGATATGCTCGGCATATCCGACCCGCGTATCCGCTTCGTCAACCATCCCCGCAACCTGCGGGAAGTGGGCAACATGAATGCATTGCTCGCCCTGGCTTCGGGACGTTACTTCACATGGCTGTTTGATGACGACCTTTACGAACCCGATTTTCTGGCAACCGCTTGCGCACTCCTGACTAAAAGCAATTTCCCCCCGGCTTTCTTTTCGTCATGCCGGGTTCTGAGGTATGACAAATTGCTCCCCGGACTGCAAAATATCTCCTTCCTTTCGTCGGCAAAAGATACACGTACGGGTGCGGTTCAAGGCCAAGAAATGTTCCACACAATGGATCTGCTCACAGGCCGGGAATTTCTCGGGCGTTTTATCGGCTCGCTGAAAATCGTCTCAACCTCGGGCCTGTTCGACACTGCCGCCCTCAGGGGCATTGTTGGCGGCGTCGAGGAGCTGTGCGATTCTGCAATAGGCCTCTATTGCGAGTACCTCTTTCTCATACGATGCGGCCAATTTGACAGAATTGCGTACACGGATGTGCCATTTGTTCTTATGCGGGCCCATACCGGATCATGGAGTGAAAGCAACCTTGAGCTGGACAAGTACCATGAAGCCGGCAAGGAACTGGTACGGCGATGCGGCGAGGTATTAAAACACCCCGGCTTATTGGCCGATTACGATTCAAACCTTGCCAAAATATGCAAACTTCACCTGGTCACCTACGCCTATAAGTCTGCCAGGCTGGAAATTGCCCGAAAAGCGTTCGGTCCTGCCGCGGCCTGTCGCGCTCTATCGAGACTTGTCAAAGAGACGGCAAAGACAAAATCCTCGTTTGCAAGCGCCGGGGGATCTGATAATTTTCGCACTACGCTCATGTTTGCACTGGCGCAGATCAGACAGGCTTGTTTGATCTGCGGGACGCTTGCGGTCCATTGGCTACGGCAGTTCCGGCCCAAGCGTCCGGAACTCGGCTGA
- a CDS encoding FKBP-type peptidyl-prolyl cis-trans isomerase: protein MIKNIVAAFLVLLAVPVFAASEPQTEEQKTMYAIGSMLAGHISVFNFSPAELELVKQGFADAAAGKKLLVNPDDYKKQSRDLADARMKRKAGRLSAESNEFLEKAAQEKGAVKTESGMIYVATQEGSGPNPSATDKVKVNYRGTLIDGKEFDSSYKREQAAEFPLDKVIKCWTEGVQKMKTGGKAKLVCPPRLAYGESGAGAGLIPPNAVLVFEVELLEIVK from the coding sequence ATGATCAAAAATATTGTCGCTGCCTTTCTTGTCCTGCTGGCCGTCCCGGTTTTCGCCGCCAGCGAGCCACAAACCGAAGAACAGAAGACCATGTATGCCATCGGCTCGATGCTGGCCGGCCATATCTCCGTCTTCAACTTCTCTCCGGCCGAACTTGAGCTGGTGAAACAGGGCTTTGCCGACGCCGCGGCCGGGAAAAAACTGCTCGTCAACCCGGACGACTACAAGAAGCAGTCCAGGGATCTGGCCGATGCACGCATGAAACGCAAGGCGGGCAGGCTCTCGGCCGAGAGCAACGAGTTTCTGGAAAAGGCCGCCCAGGAGAAGGGCGCCGTCAAGACCGAATCGGGCATGATCTATGTTGCGACCCAAGAGGGGAGCGGGCCGAACCCGAGTGCGACCGACAAGGTAAAGGTCAACTATCGGGGGACCCTCATTGACGGCAAGGAATTCGACAGCTCGTACAAACGGGAACAAGCGGCCGAATTTCCGCTGGACAAGGTGATCAAGTGCTGGACTGAAGGGGTGCAGAAGATGAAGACCGGCGGCAAGGCCAAGCTGGTCTGCCCGCCGCGGCTTGCCTACGGCGAAAGTGGCGCCGGTGCCGGCCTCATCCCCCCCAACGCCGTCCTCGTGTTCGAGGTTGAACTTCTGGAAATAGTAAAATAG
- a CDS encoding glycosyltransferase family 4 protein, producing the protein MDVTHNLKGTRILILLPHLVVPGGASSYALHLAGQLLERGATVGLLVMRIKRDSFALPAGIEVVSLGGPLTSSMFYWLLFPFWQARINRAISTWRAGVLVPQVFPSNWWAWLYKRNRPEAKLVWICHEPSAFIHSDAWIRALRPAWKSLVARVLKPVLAAIDVSLVNVCDRIVANSRFTAAEVERVYGLKVDGIAHPGVDFQDFTGSGWRKERALITVARLTKFKRIDFLLEVFRELLKTFPDLTFHIVGTGEEEAELQLLAKKLGVAQQVVFHGKIGESALASLYLRSTLFLHGSVDEPFGMAPLEAIACGTPVIAHNSGGPVEFVTAECGRLINSLSIADWAQSISEYLNFLFAHEDFPERVLECARNYDWRRSLAQATEVIAGLCTESTNPPP; encoded by the coding sequence ATGGACGTTACGCACAACCTGAAGGGCACCCGCATCCTTATTCTCCTGCCTCACCTCGTCGTTCCGGGCGGGGCGAGCAGCTATGCCCTGCACCTCGCCGGACAGCTTCTTGAGCGGGGCGCCACGGTCGGGCTTCTGGTCATGAGGATCAAGAGGGATTCCTTTGCTCTCCCGGCCGGGATCGAGGTGGTTTCCCTTGGTGGTCCACTGACCTCGAGCATGTTCTACTGGCTGCTCTTCCCATTCTGGCAGGCCCGGATCAATCGGGCTATCAGCACGTGGCGGGCCGGCGTGCTCGTCCCGCAAGTCTTTCCGTCGAATTGGTGGGCTTGGCTCTACAAGCGGAACAGGCCGGAGGCTAAACTGGTCTGGATCTGTCACGAGCCAAGTGCCTTTATCCATTCCGATGCATGGATTCGGGCTCTTAGACCTGCCTGGAAGAGCCTGGTGGCCCGTGTTCTGAAGCCTGTTCTGGCGGCCATCGATGTCTCCCTGGTGAACGTTTGTGACCGCATTGTCGCGAACAGCCGCTTTACCGCAGCGGAGGTGGAGCGCGTTTACGGGCTGAAAGTGGACGGGATTGCACATCCTGGCGTGGATTTTCAGGATTTTACCGGCTCAGGATGGCGGAAAGAGCGGGCGCTCATCACGGTGGCCCGGCTTACGAAATTCAAGCGGATCGACTTTCTGCTGGAGGTTTTCCGGGAACTGCTGAAAACGTTCCCGGACCTCACCTTCCATATCGTCGGCACCGGTGAGGAGGAGGCCGAACTCCAACTGTTGGCGAAGAAACTTGGTGTAGCGCAACAGGTCGTCTTCCATGGCAAAATCGGGGAATCGGCCCTTGCGTCCCTGTACCTGCGGTCAACGCTCTTCCTCCACGGCAGTGTCGATGAACCATTCGGCATGGCCCCTCTCGAAGCAATCGCCTGTGGCACGCCGGTAATAGCCCACAACAGTGGCGGCCCGGTGGAATTCGTGACCGCGGAGTGCGGGAGGCTGATCAATTCGCTGTCCATAGCTGACTGGGCTCAGAGCATTTCAGAATACCTCAACTTTCTTTTTGCCCATGAAGACTTTCCCGAGCGCGTTCTGGAATGTGCCCGCAATTACGACTGGCGGCGTTCACTCGCGCAGGCCACCGAGGTCATTGCCGGTCTGTGCACCGAAAGCACAAATCCCCCCCCATGA
- a CDS encoding glycosyltransferase family 2 protein, with amino-acid sequence MRLSIVMPCLNEALTLPTCIGRAKELLERHHIDGEVVVSDNGSTDGSQKIAEELGARVVICPVRGYGAALQYGIEQARGDYVIMGDSDDSYHFDEAYPMLQKLEEGYDVCMGTRLKGTIMPGAMPTLNRVLGNPILTFIGRLFFNIETSDFHCGMRAFRRDKVLGIGLVTTGMEWASEQVIKSRLNSLKMTEVPITLYKDGRNRPPHLRRWRDGWRHLRFMLLHAPNWLFIYPGMALVLTALALGIMLLLDAVRIGPAVLDVHSLLTMSFMTIVGIQTIFAGLFANLYAHLIGILPTDTAFIKQLKRFSLEKLLVVFGAIGLAGIIIFSISFWGWYAAGYPALDVRVTMRHVIPALTLITIAGQGIFNCFMFSMLFLKTKNPIGSGINDHLE; translated from the coding sequence ATGAGACTCTCCATAGTCATGCCGTGCCTCAACGAGGCCCTGACCCTGCCGACCTGCATCGGGCGGGCGAAAGAGCTCCTTGAGAGGCATCACATAGATGGCGAAGTCGTTGTCTCCGACAACGGGTCAACGGACGGCAGCCAGAAAATCGCCGAAGAGCTCGGTGCCCGGGTGGTCATCTGCCCGGTCCGCGGGTATGGCGCCGCCTTGCAATACGGGATCGAGCAGGCCCGGGGCGACTATGTCATCATGGGCGACAGCGACGACAGCTATCACTTCGACGAAGCCTACCCGATGCTGCAAAAGCTGGAAGAAGGCTATGACGTCTGCATGGGCACCCGCCTCAAAGGCACCATCATGCCCGGGGCCATGCCCACGCTCAACCGCGTGCTCGGCAACCCCATACTCACATTTATCGGAAGGCTGTTCTTCAATATCGAGACCAGCGATTTCCATTGCGGCATGCGGGCCTTCAGACGCGACAAGGTACTCGGCATCGGCCTGGTCACCACCGGGATGGAATGGGCCTCGGAACAGGTCATCAAAAGCAGGCTCAACAGCTTGAAGATGACGGAGGTACCGATCACGCTGTACAAGGACGGCCGAAATCGCCCGCCGCATCTCCGCCGCTGGCGCGACGGCTGGCGCCATCTGCGCTTCATGCTCCTGCATGCGCCCAACTGGCTTTTCATCTACCCCGGAATGGCCCTGGTCCTGACCGCACTGGCCCTCGGCATCATGCTGCTCCTGGACGCGGTGCGGATCGGGCCGGCAGTACTTGACGTGCATTCCCTGCTGACCATGTCGTTTATGACGATTGTCGGCATCCAGACCATATTCGCCGGGCTTTTTGCCAATCTCTACGCCCATCTCATCGGCATTTTGCCGACGGATACGGCCTTCATCAAACAGCTCAAACGCTTTTCCCTCGAAAAGCTCCTTGTCGTGTTCGGCGCAATCGGCCTCGCCGGCATCATCATCTTTTCCATCAGCTTCTGGGGATGGTATGCGGCAGGTTACCCCGCGCTCGATGTCCGGGTAACCATGAGGCACGTCATTCCCGCGCTCACCCTGATTACCATTGCCGGCCAGGGGATATTCAACTGTTTCATGTTCTCCATGCTCTTTCTCAAGACCAAGAACCCCATCGGCAGCGGTATTAACGATCACCTGGAATAG
- a CDS encoding glycosyltransferase family 2 protein — MVSIVMPSYQQVAYLEEAVRSVLDQEGVTVELLVMDPGSSDGSRELLLELHKEYGECLVLHFAPDRGQSDAVNRGMALARGRVLGWLNSDDRLRPGALAKVAPLLARDEPAWLYSKASLIDAQGAPVMSFIAHYKNWRGRRFSRLKLLTENFIPQQGLFWNRALWDMAGGLDIDLHLDMDYDQWLRFARISDPIVLHEELADFRIHGAAKGSRQTGEQLDAAYATACRHVGPLGIPGRLMLPVHRLLSLRTRMAYRWLKPREKM, encoded by the coding sequence ATGGTATCCATCGTCATGCCGTCATACCAGCAGGTCGCCTACCTGGAGGAGGCCGTGCGCTCGGTCCTCGACCAAGAGGGGGTGACGGTCGAACTGCTGGTCATGGACCCCGGTTCCAGCGACGGCTCACGGGAGTTGCTGCTGGAACTGCACAAGGAATACGGGGAATGTCTCGTCCTCCACTTTGCGCCGGACCGGGGGCAATCGGATGCGGTAAACCGGGGCATGGCGCTGGCCCGCGGCCGGGTCTTGGGGTGGCTCAACTCGGACGACCGCCTTCGTCCGGGGGCGCTGGCCAAGGTGGCACCCCTGCTGGCCCGTGACGAACCGGCATGGCTCTACAGCAAGGCCAGTCTGATTGACGCCCAGGGGGCGCCGGTCATGAGCTTCATCGCCCACTACAAGAACTGGCGGGGTCGGCGCTTTTCACGCCTCAAGCTGTTGACCGAGAATTTCATCCCCCAGCAGGGGCTTTTCTGGAATCGGGCGCTCTGGGATATGGCCGGGGGCCTCGACATCGATCTGCACCTCGATATGGATTACGACCAATGGCTGCGCTTTGCCCGGATCAGCGATCCGATCGTGCTGCATGAGGAACTTGCGGACTTTCGCATCCACGGTGCGGCCAAGGGAAGCCGGCAGACCGGCGAGCAGCTCGATGCGGCTTACGCCACGGCGTGCCGCCATGTCGGCCCCCTGGGGATCCCGGGGCGTTTGATGCTGCCGGTCCATCGGCTGCTCAGCCTGCGGACCCGCATGGCCTACCGCTGGTTGAAACCACGGGAAAAAATGTAA
- a CDS encoding tetratricopeptide repeat protein codes for MTTRTTATRHAGFPLAHAAILVTLAVLVYANTFQVPFVLDDSENIVENPVIRSLGNFLANGSGYENFPNRFIAIFTFALNYYFGGLNVAGYHVVNLAIHVINALLVYGLAALTLRTPFFRERPGAHGQTIRLLPLCAALLFVCHPMQTQAVTYIYQRVASLTTLFYLAALLLHIRWRMAQAEGAPFRSRRVAPFYLLSLLAAVLAMKTKEIAFTLPLAVLLYEFCFFGRPGRRLLLLLAPMFMTMLIIPATMIDFGALTGAPGSVINDATSFKWPFSRWAYLCTQFSVIVTYLRLFLLPVNQNLDHDYPISHSLLEPRAFLSLALLFALLALAGWLYRRSAKAGADGATALSRLAAFGILWFFITLAVESSLIPIADVIFEHRVYLPSAGLFVAVAALLFARAERLRPRLPHAGGALLAVLAVTVATFSVATFRRNIVWQDTERLWTDTKSKSPNKPRIYANLGMYYTSVERYDEAIRAYETVNRLYPWNPDVHFNLAQLYGAQGRTREAAREYGIALSLDPQHAKAREALKLLQGQTTP; via the coding sequence ATGACCACTCGCACCACGGCGACCAGACATGCCGGTTTTCCGCTGGCCCATGCCGCAATCCTCGTCACCCTGGCGGTGCTTGTCTACGCCAACACCTTCCAGGTGCCGTTTGTCCTCGACGATTCGGAAAACATCGTGGAGAACCCGGTCATCCGGTCCCTAGGCAACTTCCTTGCCAACGGCAGCGGCTATGAAAACTTCCCCAACCGCTTCATCGCCATCTTCACCTTTGCCCTCAACTACTACTTCGGCGGCCTGAACGTGGCCGGATACCATGTGGTCAACCTGGCCATCCACGTCATCAACGCCCTGCTCGTCTACGGGCTCGCGGCCCTCACCCTGCGCACACCATTCTTCCGCGAACGGCCCGGCGCACACGGCCAGACCATCCGCCTGCTCCCCCTCTGCGCCGCCCTGCTCTTCGTCTGCCACCCCATGCAGACCCAGGCCGTCACCTACATCTACCAGCGGGTCGCATCCCTGACCACCCTCTTCTACCTGGCGGCACTGCTCCTGCATATTCGCTGGCGGATGGCCCAAGCCGAGGGGGCGCCCTTCCGCTCCCGGCGGGTGGCCCCCTTCTATCTGCTGTCGCTCCTGGCCGCGGTTCTGGCCATGAAAACCAAGGAGATCGCCTTTACCCTCCCCCTGGCCGTGCTCCTCTACGAGTTCTGTTTCTTCGGCAGGCCGGGCCGCAGGCTCCTTCTCCTGCTGGCACCCATGTTCATGACCATGCTGATCATACCGGCCACCATGATCGATTTCGGCGCCCTCACCGGGGCGCCCGGCAGCGTCATCAACGACGCGACCTCGTTCAAATGGCCCTTCTCACGCTGGGCATACCTCTGCACCCAGTTCAGCGTCATCGTCACCTACCTGCGCCTGTTCCTGCTCCCGGTCAACCAGAACCTGGACCACGACTACCCCATCAGCCACTCCCTGCTGGAGCCCCGGGCCTTCCTCTCCCTGGCCCTGCTGTTCGCGCTCCTCGCCCTGGCCGGGTGGCTCTACCGCCGCAGCGCAAAAGCCGGCGCGGATGGCGCAACAGCCCTTTCCCGCCTTGCCGCCTTCGGCATCCTCTGGTTCTTCATCACCCTTGCCGTGGAATCCAGCCTCATCCCCATTGCCGACGTCATCTTCGAGCACCGGGTCTACCTGCCGTCGGCCGGCCTGTTCGTGGCCGTCGCAGCCCTGTTGTTCGCCAGGGCGGAGCGCCTCCGTCCCCGCCTGCCGCACGCCGGCGGCGCGCTCCTGGCGGTGCTGGCCGTGACCGTCGCCACCTTCTCCGTCGCCACCTTCCGGCGCAACATCGTCTGGCAGGATACCGAGCGCCTCTGGACGGACACCAAAAGCAAAAGCCCGAACAAGCCGCGCATTTACGCCAATCTGGGGATGTATTACACCTCGGTGGAACGTTATGACGAGGCTATCAGGGCCTACGAAACCGTCAACAGGCTCTATCCCTGGAACCCTGACGTTCACTTCAACCTGGCCCAGCTTTACGGCGCACAGGGCCGCACCCGGGAAGCCGCCCGCGAGTACGGGATCGCATTGTCTCTCGATCCACAGCATGCAAAAGCCCGGGAAGCCCTCAAGCTTCTCCAGGGGCAGACCACACCTTAG